One segment of Panicum virgatum strain AP13 chromosome 1K, P.virgatum_v5, whole genome shotgun sequence DNA contains the following:
- the LOC120711188 gene encoding KIN17-like protein, whose translation MGKHEFLTPKAIANRIKAKGLQKLRWYCQMCQKQCRDENGFKCHCMSESHQRQMQVFGMAPERVVEGFSEEFLELFLALIRRAHRHSRVAATVVYNEYIADRHHVHMNSTRWATLTEFVKFLGREGYCKVEDTPKGWFMTYIDRDSEQAVKARLKRKRIKSDMAEDERQERMIARQIERAQKSLAKANDGDDGNVAEGESESEYDSEEEYSGSDDGGEKLEDGSKEANKATGKIAIALQKSAPGPKVNPFEDKPKVNFGFDEEDSGVREKEKDEVANKKGKDVKAAEPRRSALDELMKEEEKAKEKSNRKDYWLCPGIVVKVMSKSLAPRGYYKQKGVVKKVIDKYVGEIEMLESKHVLRVDQDELETVIPQIGGLVRIVNGAYRGSNARLLSVDTEKFCAKVQVEKGLYDGKVLRAVEYEDICKISS comes from the coding sequence ATGGGGAAGCACGAGTTCCTGACGCCGAAGGCGATCGCGAACCGGATCAAGGCCAAGGGCCTGCAGAAGCTGCGGTGGTACTGCCAGATGTGCCAGAAGCAGTGCCGCGACGAGAACGGGTTCAAGTGCCACTGCATGTCGGAGTCGCACCAGCGGCAGATGCAGGTGTTCGGCATGGCGCCCGAGCGCGTCGTGGAGGGCTTCTCCGAGGAGTTCCTCGAGTTGTTCCTCGCCCTGAtccgccgcgcgcaccgccactcccgcgtcgccgccaccgtcgtcTACAACGAGTACATCGCCGACCGGCACCACGTCCACATGAACTCCACCAGGTGGGCCACGCTCACCGAGTTCGTCAAGTTCCTGGGACGCGAGGGCTACTGCAAGGTCGAGGATACGCCCAAGGGGTGGTTCATGACCTACATCGACCGTGACTCGGAGCAGGCCGTCAAGGCGCGCCTCAAGCGCAAGAGGATCAAGTCAGACATGGCTGAGGACGAGCGCCAGGAGCGCATGATCGCCCGCCAGATTGAGCGTGCACAGAAGTCCCTAGCCAAAGCCAATGATGGCGATGATGGTAATGTTGCCGAGGGCGAATCTGAGTCTGAGTACGACAGTGAAGAAGAGTATTCAGGTTCAGACGATGGTGGAGAGAAATTGGAGGATGGCTCAAAAGAGGCCAACAAGGCAACCGGGAAGATTGCGATTGCTCTTCAGAAGTCTGCACCAGGGCCGAAGGTTAATCCTTTCGAGGATAAGCCAAAGGTGAATTTTGGTTTCGATGAAGAGGACTCTGGTGTCCgagagaaggagaaggatgAGGTGGCCAATAAGAAGGGGAAGGATGTGAAAGCAGCAGAGCCAAGAAGGTCAGCATTGGATGAGCTGatgaaggaggaggagaaggccaAGGAGAAGAGCAACAGAAAGGACTACTGGCTGTGTCCCGGGATTGTGGTCAAGGTGATGAGTAAATCATTGGCACCGAGGGGTTACTACAAGCAGAAAGGGGTGGTGAAGAAAGTGATCGATAAATATGTTGGGGAGATTGAGATGTTGGAGAGCAAGCATGTTCTAAGAGTCGACCAAGATGAGCTTGAGACTGTGATCCCCCAGATTGGTGGGCTGGTGCGGATTGTGAATGGGGCTTATCGGGGTTCAAATGCCAGATTGCTCTCAGTGGATACAGAGAAATTCTGTGCAAAAGTGCAGGTTGAGAAAGGCCTCTATGATGGGAAGGTTCTCAGGGCTGTTGAATATGAGGACATTTGCAAGATTTCCTCGTGA